In one window of Streptomyces sp. FXJ1.172 DNA:
- a CDS encoding carboxymuconolactone decarboxylase family protein gives MSTDTRTDTGTGKAAESGEYAPEHTPRLRWAQAAPEVYKAMVRLDAAAKQGLDPALVELVRLRASTLNRCALCLDMHTKDALAAGESVQRIVQLGAWRESKHFYTPKELAAIELTEAVTVLTDGFVPDEVYERAAQHFEEAELSQLIATIAVINAWNRFGVSTRAVPGHYRPGQHK, from the coding sequence ATGAGCACTGACACACGCACGGACACCGGCACCGGGAAAGCCGCTGAGAGCGGCGAGTACGCCCCCGAGCACACGCCCCGGCTGCGCTGGGCCCAGGCCGCGCCCGAGGTCTACAAGGCGATGGTCCGCCTCGACGCGGCGGCCAAGCAGGGCCTGGACCCCGCGCTGGTGGAGCTGGTCCGGCTGCGGGCCTCCACCCTCAACCGGTGTGCGCTGTGCCTGGACATGCACACGAAGGACGCGCTGGCGGCCGGGGAGAGCGTGCAGCGGATCGTGCAGCTCGGCGCGTGGCGGGAGTCGAAGCACTTCTACACGCCCAAGGAGCTGGCGGCGATCGAGCTGACCGAGGCGGTCACCGTGCTCACCGACGGTTTCGTGCCGGACGAGGTGTACGAGAGGGCCGCGCAGCACTTCGAGGAGGCCGAACTGTCCCAGCTGATCGCCACCATCGCGGTGATCAACGCGTGGAACCGGTTCGGTGTGAGCACCCGCGCGGTGCCGGGCCACTACCGGCCGGGGCAGCACAAGTGA